Below is a genomic region from Arcanobacterium haemolyticum DSM 20595.
GGCAGGCTCCACGCCAGTCGATTTTGCGTTTGCAGTTCACACGGAAGTCGGTTGCCGAACGGTGGGGGCGAAAGTAAACGATCGCCTTGTTACGTTAGATCATGAACTCCAATCAGGCGATACGGTTGAAATTATCACGTCGAAGTCTGAAGATGCGGCGCCGTCACAAGGCTGGGCAGATTTCGTGGTCACTGCCCGTGCTCGTTCCAAGATCAAGCAGTGGTATTCGCGTTCTCGTAAGGATGAAACTGTAGAATCCGGTAAGGATAAGCTCGCCAAAGCCATCCGCCGCCATAATGAACCTATCCAGCGGTTGATGAGCCACGAGACGTTGAAAGCCGTTGCTCAGGATCTCAACCGTAACGATGTATCAGATCTCTACGCTGCGATTGGTGAAGGTTCTATTTCTGCAGAGTCTGTGGTTCGCCGTCTGATCATTTCCCAAGGCGGGCGCGCGGGTGCTGAAGAAACGATGGCCGAAGCTGTTACTCCAACCCGGATCCAGCACAGGTCAGATGGTCATGGCAATTCGGCAGTTATCGTTGCGTCGATTGAAGATACGGACGTGCTGGTAAAGTTGGCGAAATGCTGTACGCCTGTCCCGCCGGATGAAATCGTTGGATTTGTGACTCGCGGTAAGGGGATTTCCGTTCACCGTGCTGATTGCCCAAACGTGGATTCGTTGCGGAGGGAACCTGATCGATTCATCGATATTGCCTGGGATCATGGGGCAGATGCCGTGTACTTGGTGCAGGTGCAGATTGAAGCGCTCGATCGGCGCGGCCTCCTGGCCGATATTTCTCGCGCTTTGGCAGAACATGACGTCAACATGATTTCGGGAACCATCAATACGTCCTCTGAACGCGTAGCAAAATCGAGTTTTACGTTTGAAATGGCTGATCCACATCATTTGGAACGCGTCCTGCGCGAACTGCGAAAAATCGAAGGCGTCTACGATGCTTACCGTGTCACAGGAAATAAGAAGGATGAAGATCGGCTTCTGAGAGCTGCAGAAACTCCTGCGCCTCGCCGGAATGCGAATTAGCGATGACATCCAGATCAGCAGGCAACTGGCACAGGAGATCTCGCACGTTCTTGATACCAGGATGGTAGCGTAGGCGGTTTCCGCGTTGGACGATCACGTCATAGTTTGCCCCGATTCGTAAAAGCGCCATGAGTGCTTCGAATCCGGAAGGTAGATCGGATCGCAGGAGATCGATCGCAGTTCGTTCTGGTGTAGTGATCGTGATTCCGTAGAGTGACGTAAGATCACAGGGATCGTATGGATTGCGGGGGAATCCCTGCGAACGGGACTGTTGCGCGTTGCAGAGGTGTAGTGATCGGGATAGTTCCGGGATCACGTTTCCGGTATAGATCCAGTATGCGCTGGAGTGGGAAGCAACGATGGAGTGTCCGTGAACATACGAGATGACGCGTGCGCGTTGTTCTGGTGCTTGCACGTGGTCGCGCGCTACCCACCCGATTCCCGCGAGTTCGATGAGGAGCCCTTCGCGTGCAAGCACGCCGTATTCATGGCGTTGACTTAAGTTATGTGCCGTCAAAATATAGGAGTACATGACTCCACCTTAACCATAAGTTCGACGACGCTGATGGCGGGAATCCACAGCTGTGGATTCCCGCCATCAGAGAGGTGCTGTTCTAGGGTAAGCTAGAATTTTCACTCGGCGCGGACTGCTGCCAGCCATGCCTTGCGAGCTTCGAGTGCCGTGTTGAGTTCCTTGAGCTTCTTATCGTCGCCGGCTGCCTGAGCCTTGGCGATCTGGCCTTCAAGTTCTTCGATCAGGGCTTCGAGCTGTGCTGCCATGCCGTGTGACCGTTCCTGCTTATCAGGATCGGACTTACGCCACTGCTCAGATTCGGCGTCACGGATCGCATGTTCGATATCACGCAAGCGACCTTCGGTGCGGGCAACGTCTGCACGTGGCACACGGCCGATAGCATCCCAACGTTCGCCGATGGAACGGATCTGTTCCTTGGCGTATTCAACATCAGAAACTGGAACGAGTTTTTCGGCTTCGGCAAGAAGAGCTAACTTCGCCTGCAAGTTTGCACCGAATTCTTCGTCAAGAGCGGTGTTGTACGATGTGCGAGCATCGAAGAAGGTCTGTTGTGCCGTACGGAAACGCTCCCAGAGGCGATCATCTTCCTTCTTGATGGAACGGCCAGCGGCCTTCCATTCTTCCATGAGGTCACGGAAGCGAGCAGCAGTTGGACCCCATTCAGTGGATGTAGAGAGCGATTCTGCTTCAGCAATCAGTTCTTCCTTACGAGCCACAGTAACCTTGAGCGCTGCATCACGCTCTGAGAAGTACTGGCGGCGGTGACGATCGAACTGGGTGCGTGCAGAAGAGAAACGCTTCCACAAAGCTTCTTCGGTTGCACGATCGATGCGGGCGCCGTTGCGTTGAGAGTTCTTCCACGCGTCAAGAAGATCTGCGAGTTCTTGGCGGGAGTTCTTCCAGTGGGTGTGTGCAGGATCTTGGTTGGCAAGGGTTTCTGCCTTTTCAACAATCGCAGTACGTTCTGCGAGTGCCTGTTCCTTAGCGGCGGCGCGTTCGGCTTCAACAACCTTCTTCCGTTCTTCAGCAAGTTCATCAAGCTTGGCAGCGCGTTCCTTCAAGGATGCGACATCGCCAACCACAGCTGGTTCAACCAGCTGTTCATGGAGAGCCTTGAGGGATTGGCGAGCTTCCTCAGGTGAGATGTGCGAAATGCGCGTCTCAAGGAGGGCTACTTGTGCTTGCAGATCGAGGAAGCGGCGAATATAGAGATCCAACGCATCTTGTTCAGAACCGCCAGCTGCGTACTGGCCGACGTTTCGTTCGGTACCGTCGGCTTCCTTCAGCCAGACGTTACCTTCATTATCGACGCGTCCAAAAGTGGCAGCGTGTGCTGCCTGCGCGTTATCAACCGCCGGAGCTGGGACGTCCATTGGCTTTGGGTGTGCCACTACGCGCGGAGTGGGGGTGGGATTCTTATCAGTCATGAGACCCTCCTTCAGACGGGGTAGACCGTTCTCGTTGTCATACGTACTTCCCAGTTTACGCCTAATCTGCGTGTTTTTCTTTCTCTTCCGGTACGGTTAAGGCATGTTATTTTTGCGATACGATCAAACGTTCCTTCAAGAGAACACGTATATTCTTGCAGACGACGACGAACGGGTAGCCCTCGTCGTCGATCCTGGCGCTGGAAGCGCAACGTGGGTTAAAAACACGTTAGCCGAGCTCAACCTCACGTTAGGTGCCGTTTTGTTGACACACGGACACCCGGATCACGTGTGGGATAGCCAAAAAGTTGCTGCCGGAGCGCCCGTCTATATTTCGCAACCTGACGCATACCGCATGGAAGATCCAAACTCGCACCTTCCAGCTGATCCAGGCCGTGAACTCGCCTTGGAACGCTTGGGCGGGCAATCGTGGGTTAAGCCTGAAAACCTCCAACTTCTCCCAGCAGAAATCTTCTCTCAGGCAGTAAGCCTGGTACCAGGAATCCCACTGCGTGCTGTTCCAGCCCCAGGCCACACCGAAGGCTCCACCATATTTATCTGCCAAGGAGAAATCACGCACGCACCGTACTCAGTCATGATGCCAACCGGGCGCCTAGAATCGTTCATGCTCGGGGGAGACGTCATTTTCAACGGCGGTATAGGCCGTACTGACATGCCAGGTGGTGACGAATACCAGATGGCATCCACGTTGCGTTTCATCGTCCAGGTTATCAAACCAGAAACCTATATCTTCCCAGGGCACGGCCCACAAACGATGCTCTTCCATGAAACGCGCCATTCGCCGTTTCTCCATTCGGCAATGAGCTAAAGAACGTTTATCACAAACAAGAGGTAGGATTCCGTTTTCAGCGCGGATTCGTGAAAGAATAGAATTTATGGCTAAGATTGCACCTTTATCTGGATTCCCTGAGTGGCTTCCTGCAGGACGTATTGTTGAACAGGAAGTATTGGACACTCTTCGTAAGACCTTTGAACTGCATGCTTTTTCGTCCATCGAAACGCGTGCAGTTGAGCCAGTGGAACGCCTTTTGTCGAAAGGCGAAACGTCGAAGGAAATTTATCTTCTGCGTCGTCTCCAAGCTGGTGATGCCCCGGACAAGGATGAGCTTGGGCTTCACTTTGATTTGACTGTTCCTCTGGCTCGTTACGTGCTGGAAAACGCGGGGCATCTGGATTTCCCATTCCGCCGTTACCAGATTCAAAAAGTGTGGCGTGGCGAGCGCCCACAAGACGGCCGTTTCCGTGAATTCATTCAGGCGGATGTGGACGTGGTTGGCCAAGATACGTTGGCGTTCCATCACGAAGTCGAATTGCCGCTGGTTATGGTAGACGCGTTGTCCAAGCTTCCGATTCCGCGTGTTCGTATCCATGCGTCGAACCGTAAGGTTGCGCAAGGTTTCTACGAAGCGATTGGGATTGACGACGTCGAACAGACCCTCCGCATCGTGGATAAACTGGACAAGGTTGGTCCGGAAATTGTTGCCGAACTCCTGGAACGTGATGTTAACGCCACTTCCGATCAGGCTCGCCTCACACTCGAATTGGCTCAGATTTGCACTGAAGATGCATCATTTGCTGACAAGATTGCATCATTCGGTTTGCACTCTGATCTACTCGATGAAGGTTTGAACGAACTCGTGGCATTGGTTGAGGGCGCGAATTCACTCATTCCGGGGTCGGTTGTTGCCGATCTTAAGATTGCCCGCGGGCTCGATTATTACACCGGTTCGGTCTATGAATCCGTGATGGAAGGCCACGAAGATCTCGGATCCGTCTGTTCAGGTGGCCGCTATGATTCGCTCGTGTCTGATGGCAAGCGCACCTTCCCGGGGGTCGGCCTCTCCATCGGCGTGTCACGAATCCTGGCCCGCGTGATCGGCCAGAATGTTGTTACCCCAAGCCGCAAGGTTCCAACGGCCGTGCTCGTGGCAGTGAACGACGAATCCGAACGAGCCCACGCAGAAAAAACTGCCTTCGAACTTCGTAAGCGCGGAATCGCAACGGAAGTATCGCCGTCGTCGGCAAAATTCGGAAAACAAATCCGATACGCTGATCGCCGCGGAATCCCATACGTGTGGTTCTCCACCGAAGAAGGCGAACAAGTCAAAGATATTCGTTCCGGGGAACAAAGCGATACAACCACACTCACGTGGCAACCACCGGCCGAAGATCTTCACCCAACACTAATTGCAGGGGAGTGACACATGGTGAGCGATGAGAAACGGAGCGACGTTTCTAAACGATTAGCAGATGTGCGCGACCTCCTCTCATCGCTCGCATTCCCTTTCCCCACACCCAGCGCAGAAACAGGCCACGATGCTCAAACGGACGTGATCCATCAACTCGATGATTATATCCTCCCGCGTTACCGGGACCTCGATGCGCCACTCCTAGCTGTTATCGGAGGCTCCACGGGGTCTGGAAAATCTACTCTTATCAATGCGATCGTGCGAGAACATGTGGCGCATACGTCTGCAGTACGCCCAACAACACGGCAACCGATGCTCATGTTCAACCCGGCAGACGAAGCCTGGTTTACAGACAACCGCATCCTGCCTGAGCTCATTCGCACCCAAAACGCTGCGGTAACTGACGAACCACACCATCACTTATCGTTGCATGCAAGCGAATCTGTACCCACTGGTATCGCCCTGATCGACTCTCCAGATATCGATTCGTTCGCACAAGAAAACCGTGAACTCGCAGCGCAACTTCTCTCCGCAGCCGATCTGTGGGTGTTCGTCACAACCGCGGCGCGTTACGCCGACGCGATTCCGTGGGCGATGCTCGACGACGCGGCCGAACGCAATGTTGTGATCGGCGTGGTACTCAACCGTGTGCCTCGCGGGCAAGGTGCGGAAATTAGGCCTGATCTGGTGCAACGTCTCAATAGTCGCGGGTTGGGGAGTGCGCCTCTGTTCATGATTTCCGAACAAGACTTCGATGACGTTGGGTTTATCCATGACGACGACGTGGCGTCACTTCGCGGCTGGCTTACCGCAATGACTCGCGATGCTGGCGCACGCTCTGCCGTGGTTCGGCAGACCTTGGCTGGGGCAGTTTCTCGATTGA
It encodes:
- a CDS encoding DUF349 domain-containing protein yields the protein MTDKNPTPTPRVVAHPKPMDVPAPAVDNAQAAHAATFGRVDNEGNVWLKEADGTERNVGQYAAGGSEQDALDLYIRRFLDLQAQVALLETRISHISPEEARQSLKALHEQLVEPAVVGDVASLKERAAKLDELAEERKKVVEAERAAAKEQALAERTAIVEKAETLANQDPAHTHWKNSRQELADLLDAWKNSQRNGARIDRATEEALWKRFSSARTQFDRHRRQYFSERDAALKVTVARKEELIAEAESLSTSTEWGPTAARFRDLMEEWKAAGRSIKKEDDRLWERFRTAQQTFFDARTSYNTALDEEFGANLQAKLALLAEAEKLVPVSDVEYAKEQIRSIGERWDAIGRVPRADVARTEGRLRDIEHAIRDAESEQWRKSDPDKQERSHGMAAQLEALIEELEGQIAKAQAAGDDKKLKELNTALEARKAWLAAVRAE
- a CDS encoding MBL fold metallo-hydrolase, with the translated sequence MLFLRYDQTFLQENTYILADDDERVALVVDPGAGSATWVKNTLAELNLTLGAVLLTHGHPDHVWDSQKVAAGAPVYISQPDAYRMEDPNSHLPADPGRELALERLGGQSWVKPENLQLLPAEIFSQAVSLVPGIPLRAVPAPGHTEGSTIFICQGEITHAPYSVMMPTGRLESFMLGGDVIFNGGIGRTDMPGGDEYQMASTLRFIVQVIKPETYIFPGHGPQTMLFHETRHSPFLHSAMS
- the hisS gene encoding histidine--tRNA ligase; amino-acid sequence: MAKIAPLSGFPEWLPAGRIVEQEVLDTLRKTFELHAFSSIETRAVEPVERLLSKGETSKEIYLLRRLQAGDAPDKDELGLHFDLTVPLARYVLENAGHLDFPFRRYQIQKVWRGERPQDGRFREFIQADVDVVGQDTLAFHHEVELPLVMVDALSKLPIPRVRIHASNRKVAQGFYEAIGIDDVEQTLRIVDKLDKVGPEIVAELLERDVNATSDQARLTLELAQICTEDASFADKIASFGLHSDLLDEGLNELVALVEGANSLIPGSVVADLKIARGLDYYTGSVYESVMEGHEDLGSVCSGGRYDSLVSDGKRTFPGVGLSIGVSRILARVIGQNVVTPSRKVPTAVLVAVNDESERAHAEKTAFELRKRGIATEVSPSSAKFGKQIRYADRRGIPYVWFSTEEGEQVKDIRSGEQSDTTTLTWQPPAEDLHPTLIAGE
- a CDS encoding dynamin family protein, with protein sequence MVSDEKRSDVSKRLADVRDLLSSLAFPFPTPSAETGHDAQTDVIHQLDDYILPRYRDLDAPLLAVIGGSTGSGKSTLINAIVREHVAHTSAVRPTTRQPMLMFNPADEAWFTDNRILPELIRTQNAAVTDEPHHHLSLHASESVPTGIALIDSPDIDSFAQENRELAAQLLSAADLWVFVTTAARYADAIPWAMLDDAAERNVVIGVVLNRVPRGQGAEIRPDLVQRLNSRGLGSAPLFMISEQDFDDVGFIHDDDVASLRGWLTAMTRDAGARSAVVRQTLAGAVSRLTVTLTDIHESYGEQVEIIDSLRWDIDDAVDHAMSDIDHALRDGVLLRGEVLARWQDIVGAGTWTRALDNSVGKIRDRISEWFTGKKSPESDAVEAIEEGVHTLLVAQAETAVRQVHTAWQRSGLIESPAPLRSDTERKEEAARIVREWQEELFALVSAEIGGKKATARVLALGVNAIGLALMITVFSATAGLAGGEVAIAGGTAVVAQRVLEAVFGDDAVRRMTKKATESLRERAADFIGEDVDVFRTTLDDLGITVEKHRELAEATTTLRHAYRKESAS